The stretch of DNA TCGGGATGTGGCGCAATTGGTAGCGCACTCGCTTTGGGAGCGAGGGGTTGTGAGTTCGAGTCTCGCCATCCCGACCATAAAAAAGGAAGCAGTATGAATAAAGCGTTTCTTTTCTCTTTTTTCCTTCTCATTTTCATTTCTATGCACTCTTATGCAGATAAATATCGTGATTATGCAAAAGAATGGGCGTTGCAGCATATTTATTATCCAAATGGCGACTTACGCATAAATCAACAAGAGCTTGAAGCAATTCGTGATTTGATTGCAGTTTCTGCTCATCGTTCTAAAATTACTCAAGAAGCACAAACAGCAGCTTTGCAGATGTCAATTGAAATGTGGCATGCATGGCAGAATATTGCGCAAACAAGACTTAATCCATCTCATGACAGACCATATAGAATACATCGTGAAAACATAGCAACTTTAGAAGCATTTTGGGAATTGCTTGATGAACAAGAGCTTGTTTGTCAACAATATGCCAACGTTGCACAACAGGTGGTCCATGGTGATGTTTTATCAACTAAGTGTGCAAAGCAGGCTGTCTCGAAAATGCGTTCGCAAGCGCGAGTCTTTATGCTTGATGCATTAGCTGATGTCAAAAAACAGTTAGGCGGTCTTTATGATATTGCATTTAATAAATCTCAAGATGTGCACAACTTCGTTGAAAATGATGACGCATTACTGTATAAACGTTTTAGTATTGCAGATTTTGTTTTGGCTTATGTGCCAAACTTGGCGATCAATACATTTGTACAAGCGGATAAAACTCATAATCTGTTGACTCAAGAAGGGTGGCATGTTCTTGAAAAAATACAGCATATTGGTAACCAAGTATGGGATGCTATAGAGTTTTCTCGTTACGCATGTTATCAAGCCCTTTTGGATGAATTAACTTAATTATTTAATTACCGTGCTTTTTGTAAAATAAGAGCAGCAATACGTTTTCTTGATCCACGTGGAGCTTTTATATCTGCGAAGCTATTTAAATATGTGCGTTCTGCTGGGGTCAAAGATGTTTTACTTACGTTTCTGAGTAAGTTGCCCAGTTGCTGATCACTCAGATGTTTTATTGACTTTGTAGGAGTCGACTTTGGTGATGTGCGCTGTTGAGTTATTAATTGTAAGCGCTGTCTCTCTTGTTCTTGTCTTTGTAATTGCAATGCAGCTTCGCGTGCAGTTTGCTCTTGTTTTACTTGTTGCCGTTGCAGTTCTTCTTGTTGAGCGGGCTGCTGTAGAATTTCTACTGATATTTCAGGTGAAGTTTTTTGAGGTGGGTTCCATGCACCGCGTTCATCATGATCGGTATTTAAATATGTAACTGTATACAACGCGAGTGCATTATCATGATTTGTTAATGCCGGTTCTATTGCTGTGAGTATACTAATTAATTTTGTTTGGTAATCATTAATAAATTTTGGATTTTGTAATAATTCATATTTTTGTGCGTATTGTATAATTTCAATAACATTTAGCAAGGCAGCTTCAGGTGTATGTGTCATATTGTTTTGAGCATTTTTCATTAAATTATTTATAATATTAGTGCGTATGTAATATGGGCCTTGAATGAGTGGAGGGTATAGATTTTCTGTTACTAATGAAATATTTGTAGGATCATTCACATTTTTTAATGAATCAGCAATATAGAAAATCGGTTTTTGACCGTTTTTTCGTGATAATACTACACCAATGTAATGTTCTCCTCTTTTGCCTAATGCAAATGCATGATATACATCTTTTTGTTGTAATAGTTCATTAGCGATATTCGCCAGTTTTTCCGCTTCTTGCACCGGCATGAAATCTAAGTTTTCCGGTTGCTCAAGTACACTGATTTTATTTTTTGAAAAACCTAAACGATTTGCTTGTGCATACACATTGTCCGAAAATGATCCGCCGCTTGGACAACTGTTTACTTGTTTTTTTAAAGCTTCAATGAGTTGGGAATGGGTGAATGTACCGTTTGCAAAATTATATAAAGCGATGCTGTTTTTTGCTGCATGTAAGCCACATGTATTTTTACTTTGTCGAGCAACTTCTCCACTATAGTCAATAACGTTTAGATTATTATTATTAACTACTATTTGTGGGCCTGCAGCTGTGTGAATAAGACTAAATACACCGCATGTTATAGATATCAAGTGTAATATTTTTTTCATTTTCTCTCCTGGTCTTTTTTTACATATTACTATGATTTGGTTTCATTTTGCAATAAAAAGCGATGGGTTGATAACAGATTTGTTAAGGTTTACTTTGTGGTTTATACTAAAAAAAAGGTTTTTTAAACTGCTTTTAGCTGTACATTAAGGATTTTGTGTGGAATTTAATATAGTATCCCAATATTTTCAAAAAATAGATGATACCGGTTCTCGACTGGATATGACGCAGTTGCTTGCTGATTTGCTCAAACGGGCTGATCCACGAGAGGCTGAAATTATTTGTAATCTATCACTTGGTCAATTAGATCCTCCTTATATCGGTACAAAATTTAGCATTGCCAGTAAAAACATGATAAAAGTTATTGCGGCATTACAAGGTGCATCAGAAAAACATGTGAAAGATCAATTAGATGTTTTGGGTGATTTAGGTTTGGTGGTTGCGCAAGGTGGATGGGAATCAACTGGTGAGTTATCAGTAACTGATGTGTATGAAACATTAAAAAAAATTGAGCAAATGCATGGGACCGGTTCATCAGAAGAAAAAAATAGAGCATTGCAATCTTTGTTGGCATCATTAGATGCTGTTTCGGCAAAATATGTTGTGCGTATGGTGCTTGGTAAATTGCGTTTAGGCTTTTCTGATATGACGTTGATTGATGCATTATCATGGATGGCGATCGGCGATAAGGGCATTAAAAAAGATATTGAATATGCGTATAATAAATGTGCTGATATTGGGATGATTGCATATATACTCAAAACTGAAGGTATTGATGGTTTGCGTGAATTGCATGTAAAGCTTGGTATTCCTATTCGTCCGGCGGCTGCAGAACGCCTACCAACAGCGCAGGCAGTAATGGAAAAATTGGGTCATTGTGTTGCGCAGCCAAAACTGGATGGTTTTCGCTTGCAAGTTCATTTGGATAAATCAGGTGATACACCAAAAATTTGGTTTTTTTCTCGTAATCTACAAGATATGTCATATATGTTTCCGGATTTGACTGCAGCTGTTGCAAAGCTACCGGTTACCAATATGATTTGCGAAGGTGAAGCAATTGTATATGATCCGAATACAAAAAACTTTTTACCATTTCAAGAAACAGTAAAACGAAAACGCAAACATGGTATTGACCAAGCTATCGAGGATTTTCCATTACAAGTATATCTTTTTGATCTATTGTATATTGATGATCAAAGTTTGATTGATGAATCACATATGATGCGTCGTGAAACATTGCTTACTCTATTAGATGGATTTAACGATGAAAAAGTGCAAGCAATTGATGAACGTTATATGACTGAACCGCAACAACTGTTGAATTATTTTCAAGAAAACATTTCAGCCGGTCTTGAAGGTTTGGTGGTTAAACGTCCCGACTCGATATATACACCGGGTAAACGTAATTTCAATTGGATAAAATTGAAACGACAAGAAGAGGGTCATTTGGATGACACGATTGATTGTGTCATTCTAGGATATTATTATGGCCATGGTAAACGTGCCAATTTTGGCATCGGTGCTTTTTTGGTGGGTGTCTATAATAAAGAGACTGATCAATTTGAAACTATTGCAAAGGTTGGTACCGGTTTAAAAGATGATGATTGGCGTGAATTGAAAAAGAGGTGTGATGCAATCAAAGTTGATCAACAACCAAAAAATGTTTCATGTGCAAAAGATTTGGCGCCTGATGTATGGGTGCATCCGGAATTAGTATGCATGGTTCGTGCAGATGAAATTACCTTATCACCGATTCATACTGCAAATAAATCAGATGAACATTTAGGTTTTGCATTACGTTTTCCACGATTCATGGGATATCGTCCTGATAAGTCTGCAAAAGATGCTACAGATATTGATGAAATGAAGCATCTTTATGATATTCAGTTAATGCGGTAGTTTAATCTTTTAATAAAATATTATAGTAATATTGTGCTTCTTCTTTTGGATCTTCTGCATTAACAATACTGCGTCCTATGATTAAGCCATTTGGATTTAGCCCTACCATTTGATTAAAACTTGATTGGTTAATGTGGGCAGAGATATATATAGGTAATGAAGCATTTCCTTTGATCATTTGCCATTTGTCCAAAAAGATTAATGCAGCATCATCATCATAAATGTGATGGAAAATTAATGCATCAGCACCTAGATTTTTTGCTTCCATTGCAGATTGTGCTCGGGAAGAGGCATCACTTAAATCGAGCATAACTTTGAGATTATGTTTATGTGCTTCTTTGCACATGCTATGGATAGCATTTTTATCTGATCCGGCCATGACAGTTATCCAATCAGCTCCTGCATCAGCTATAGGTTCGATGATCGGTTCAGCGCAATCGATCAATTTGGTGTCAACGAGTAATGTTTTTTTTGCAAAAGTTGTACGAAAACGTTTTACTGCATCGAGACCATATGTATACAACAAGATGGTTCCAATTTCAATGGTATCACATTGATCGACGACTTGTGTGGCAATATCTATTGCTTTATCAAGATCGGTCAAATCAAATGAGATTTGTAATTTCATATGTACTCCCATTACGTGCTCACTTAATATAACTGCAACTATATATTATTTTTGATATTTTGAAAAAGAGTCCGGTGATTTTTTTATCAAATAAGCGATTGCTATCCTTTTATCTGTGTTAGATAACGTGCAGGTTCTTTTTTGTATATTGGATACAATTGTCCAAAGAATTGACGCAAATTTAATATATATAATGCATTGGTATTAATTTTGATTCCTTTTTTTACAAAAATTGATGGCAACATTAAATTGGGTGTATCTTGTGTGAGTGTAATACCTTCCGGTACAAAAATATTTTTTGGTTTTGCCAGAACGGTAATAGATTCTAGTGGAATGCGATTGTCTTTTGGTAAAGGAACTTCTTGGACCAGCCAATAAAAGGTTTCTTCGCTTTCATCATGTAGACGTTCAGCTTTATACATTGTTGCATTGGTGTTTTGTTCTATTTCCCAATGATGAATGGTGTTTCCGGCCATCATTACCGGCGTTATTTTTTCTGTTATGAGTATATATACCATAGGATTTGCATGTTTTTTTGGAAATGAGATTTGTCCATTATAGTTCGACATATCCAAAAAACCGCCATATGTAGCAAAAATACCTTTGATTTCCGGGGAGCCTTTGAGTGACTTTAGGTGCATTTTAGCTATTTTACCCGGTTTTTTAAGTTTATTAACTAATAGCCGGGTATCGCTATTTTCAGGTAGCAAAGGGTATGGCTCCAGGAACATGGTTATAACATGATCAGCATGGAGGTTTATAAAGAGACAAAAAAATGATAAAATAAGGTAGTTATATGCTTTATTCTTCATGTTTTGAGCATACCAAACCGAATATAAAATAATCTATAGTTACTCAAAAAAAGAGCTATAACCATGAATAATAAAAAGAAAATGATATTATGGCCTGTGTTTGATAAGCGAAATAACGTTACTATCAAGCAAATAGAGCAGTTTCAATTGTATGCTCAATTGCTGCAACAATGGAATAAAAAGATGAATCTGACAGCAATTACTGATATTGAGGGTATTGTAGAGCATCATTTTCAGGATTCGATTGAAATAGCTAAATTCGTAGATTTTAAAAAATATCATACGGTTGCAGATGTTGGTGCCGGTGCCGGTTTTCCCGGTATTGCTTTGAAAATTTTATTTCCGCATGTGCAATTGATTTTAATTGAAGTAAATAATAAAAAAATTCGTTTTATGCAAGAAGTTGTCGGTCAGCTTGGGCTGGATGATGTGCATTTTGTTTCTGACGATTGGCGTACTTTTTTACGTGCATCTGATATACCAATAGACCTCTTTTTGGCCCGTGCATCATTGCAGCCGGTTGAGCTGTTGCGTATATATAAGCCAAGTTCAATTTATAAAAATGCAGAGTTAATTTATTGGGCATCACAGCATTGGCGACCAAGTGATGCGACAAAAGCATATATTAAAGATGAAAAAACATATGTTGTTGGAGATAAAAAACGTCGCTATATTTTTTTTGCAAACAAAATAAGTAACTGAATGTTTACATTTTATGGTTCGTCTTTAGTATAAAAGAACTTTATATCTAAACCCATGTTAACATTCGATGTGTTACGCAAAGAGGTGGCTATGAAAAAAAATCTTATGCAAAGTTATATTGATGGTGTTAAAGACGCCGTCCATGGAGAAAGTTATCCTCAAATTATTCGGTATTTTTTACCTGAATTTGTAACTAATCTTATTATTTATTCGCTACCTATATTTTTAGATGCATATTTTGTAAGTAATTTGCATTCTACGCCGATGTATAGTGTTTTAGGTGCAACAAATAATATGATACATTGGGTTATTAAGGTTGCGGAAGCGCTTTCGGTGGGTACAATTATCATGACCGGTATTTACAACGGTAAATCAGATTTCAAAGCGGTTGGGCGTGTATTGCGTGATGCTTTTTGGACCACTATTATGATTGGCCTTCTGTTTACAGCAATGTTATATTTTGGGGCACAACATTTATATGCTTGGTATCTTCCAAAGGAGTTGGTTTCTTTAGGGGTACCGTTTTTACGTTTGAAGGCGTTAAGTGTTTTGTTCATGTTTATATTTTTTGCATTTGTTGGGTTTTTACGTGGTATAAAAAATTCACGTGCAACTATGAAGATATTTATTTTTGGTTCTTTTATTTTTTTAATACTAGATTACGGTTTGATATTTGGCGCATTTGGTTTGCCTGAAATGGGTTTACATGGTTCGGCCGTTGCATCAATTATACAGTATGTATTGATGTCGGTTGTTGTTATAGGCTATGTATTACTTAACAAAAAAAATCGTAAATACGGATTAAGTCTCTTTTCAATATTTCATCAGCCACATGAAATT from Candidatus Dependentiae bacterium encodes:
- a CDS encoding MATE family efflux transporter, whose amino-acid sequence is MKKNLMQSYIDGVKDAVHGESYPQIIRYFLPEFVTNLIIYSLPIFLDAYFVSNLHSTPMYSVLGATNNMIHWVIKVAEALSVGTIIMTGIYNGKSDFKAVGRVLRDAFWTTIMIGLLFTAMLYFGAQHLYAWYLPKELVSLGVPFLRLKALSVLFMFIFFAFVGFLRGIKNSRATMKIFIFGSFIFLILDYGLIFGAFGLPEMGLHGSAVASIIQYVLMSVVVIGYVLLNKKNRKYGLSLFSIFHQPHEIKRLLQVSWPVILDKSTMALAYIWLLRMMKPLGENAIATFCVVKDMERFAFLPAIACAQIITFLVSNDFGIQNWQSIKSNIKKVILLASMLVFSLLLIMSLCPKFFIQFFDKQGDFIDMAASVFPLLSMLVFFDVLQIILSGALRGSGNVKIVLGARLLICFGYFVPVSYIISQWLPITNMSLKFILIYGAFYTGNALMSLVYVHAFRSGYWKQTT
- a CDS encoding orotidine 5'-phosphate decarboxylase / HUMPS family protein — translated: MKLQISFDLTDLDKAIDIATQVVDQCDTIEIGTILLYTYGLDAVKRFRTTFAKKTLLVDTKLIDCAEPIIEPIADAGADWITVMAGSDKNAIHSMCKEAHKHNLKVMLDLSDASSRAQSAMEAKNLGADALIFHHIYDDDAALIFLDKWQMIKGNASLPIYISAHINQSSFNQMVGLNPNGLIIGRSIVNAEDPKEEAQYYYNILLKD
- a CDS encoding ATP-dependent DNA ligase gives rise to the protein MEFNIVSQYFQKIDDTGSRLDMTQLLADLLKRADPREAEIICNLSLGQLDPPYIGTKFSIASKNMIKVIAALQGASEKHVKDQLDVLGDLGLVVAQGGWESTGELSVTDVYETLKKIEQMHGTGSSEEKNRALQSLLASLDAVSAKYVVRMVLGKLRLGFSDMTLIDALSWMAIGDKGIKKDIEYAYNKCADIGMIAYILKTEGIDGLRELHVKLGIPIRPAAAERLPTAQAVMEKLGHCVAQPKLDGFRLQVHLDKSGDTPKIWFFSRNLQDMSYMFPDLTAAVAKLPVTNMICEGEAIVYDPNTKNFLPFQETVKRKRKHGIDQAIEDFPLQVYLFDLLYIDDQSLIDESHMMRRETLLTLLDGFNDEKVQAIDERYMTEPQQLLNYFQENISAGLEGLVVKRPDSIYTPGKRNFNWIKLKRQEEGHLDDTIDCVILGYYYGHGKRANFGIGAFLVGVYNKETDQFETIAKVGTGLKDDDWRELKKRCDAIKVDQQPKNVSCAKDLAPDVWVHPELVCMVRADEITLSPIHTANKSDEHLGFALRFPRFMGYRPDKSAKDATDIDEMKHLYDIQLMR
- the rsmG gene encoding 16S rRNA (guanine(527)-N(7))-methyltransferase RsmG, whose protein sequence is MNNKKKMILWPVFDKRNNVTIKQIEQFQLYAQLLQQWNKKMNLTAITDIEGIVEHHFQDSIEIAKFVDFKKYHTVADVGAGAGFPGIALKILFPHVQLILIEVNNKKIRFMQEVVGQLGLDDVHFVSDDWRTFLRASDIPIDLFLARASLQPVELLRIYKPSSIYKNAELIYWASQHWRPSDATKAYIKDEKTYVVGDKKRRYIFFANKISN